DNA sequence from the Acidobacteriota bacterium genome:
ATCTGCGGCGCTAGTTCCTCAAGCGCAGTCTGGTCGCCATTGCGCCAACGGATAAGCAGTTGAGTGATGGTTGCCGAAGATGTCATGACTGCCTACGCTGAAAAAATTCCCTATTGTCTGCCGATTTCAACCTGATGTGTATAATTCGCGCTGCGGACGATGGGTCATTACATCAAAATTTTCAGGATTCAACCAGAATGCCCTTGCTCGAAGCCAGAAATTTGACCAAATCTTACGCCGGAGTTCATGCGTTGAAAACGGCTTCGTTTGAACTGCGCGCCGGAGAAGTGCATGCCCTGATTGGCGAAAATGGCGCAGGCAAATCCACGCTGATCAAAATCATTACCGGAGCGGTTCAAAATGATGGCGGCTCAGTCAAACTCGATGGCCAGCCGATTCTTGACAATTCTCCCCAACTAGCCAAATCGCTGGGCATTGCGGCGATTTACCAACAGCCTGCGCTGTTCCCTGAATTGACTGTCGCGGAAAACATCGCGCTGGGAGTTGAGCAGGTTTCGAGTTGGCATCCCATTAACTGGAAAGCGCGGCATGCGCGTGCGGCGGAATTGCTTGCCCAGGTTGGCGCGAAAATTTCGACGGATGTTTTGGCCCGGGAATTGACGATGCCGCAACAGCAACTGGTCGAAATCGCCCGTGCGCTTGGCGCAAATGCGCGCGTGTTGATTATGGACGAACCGACGGCTTCGTTGTCGGAAGAAGACACGCAAAACCTGTTTCGAGTGATTGGCGAATTGCGCGCGCGCGGCGTTGGGATCATTTACATTTCTCACCGGTTGGACGAATTGCCGATCATCGCCGACCGGGTCACGGTGTTGCGCGATGGCGTAACGATTGAAACCCGGCAAATGATGGATGTTGACCGGCAGGAATTGATTCGATTGATGGTCGGACGCGAGCTTTCAGCGGTGTTCCCGAAACGGGAGGTGCCGCTGGGAGAAACAGTGTTGGAAGTCAGCAATCTGATATGCCATGCGGCTGGCATCTGCGACATCAGCTTTTCCGTTCGAGCAGGAGAAATTCTGGGTTTGGCGGGATTGGTTGGCGCTGGACGCACGGAATTGGCGCGCACATTGTTTGGGTTGACTCCCGCGAATGGCGGCGAAATTCGATTGCGCGGCCAACGAGTGAGCATTAGTTCGCCGGATCAAGCCGCTGAACTCGGCATCGCTTATGTGCCCGAAGACCGTCGTCGGCACGGTGTGATTTTGGACATGCCGATCAGCGCCAACACCACACTGGCTTCGTTGAAACAACTTGCTCGATTGGGATTTCTGGATTTTGATGCCGAACAAGAAGTTGCCGCCGATTACGCCGTTCGGTTAGGAGTAAAAACGCCTGCACTGTTCGCAACGGCGGGGACACTTTCGGGCGGCAACCAGCAAAAAGTCGCTCTCAGCCGTTGGCTGGCGACAAAGCCGTCCCTGTTGATTCTGGATGAACCGACACAAGGAATTGACGTGGGCGCGAAATCGGAAATTCATTCGCTGATGTGCGATCTGGCGGAACAGGGGATGGCGATTTTGATGATCTCTTCGGAGCTTCCTGAAATTCTGGGCATGAGCGACCGCATCGCTGTGATGCACGCGGGGAAAATCGCCGCAACCTTTGATCGCGCCGAAGCCAATCAGCAGGCCATTTTGTCGGTGGCGCTCGGACATGGCTGATGCTGCAAGCCCTCATACTTGTTTTTGTAGCAAACAGCGGAGGTCAGTCGCGACCTCCGCTGTTGTTTTTCATCTTGTTCCGTCTGTTTAGAATTGCAATCGTGCGCCGAACTGTACCTGCAACGGATTTCCCGGATTGTTATTCAGCAGGTAATTCCCATTGGCATCCTTAAGCCTCAGGAAGTTCGGATTTGTCGAGCCGCTGAATCCGCAATCTCGCGGAACGGGGTTGGCGCAATAATTGACAATCGTGGAACTGGTCGAAAGTTCGATATTGTCCAGATTGGGCAGGTTGAAGAATTCCGCCGAAAACGTGATGCGTCCGTGTTCGCTGAATTTGAAGCCTTTTTGTACACGCATATCCACTATGTATTGCGCCGTGTTGCGGAACGCGTCGCGCCTGAATGGAACTCCGGGAGCGCTGTACGGACGGTCAGGGCCGCCAATATCTTCGTTGGCGTCGCTGCCAAAACTGGCGTCAATCGGTCGCCCGGAACGCATACGAATTGCCGCTGAAACTTCAAATTCATACGGCAGGAAAAAGACCGGATTGGCCGTGAATTGATGCCGCGCATCCAGTCGAGAGTAATTGAATTCAGGTGCGAGATTGAAAACATCCTGATAAGCAACGCCTCCTGCGTCACGTTCGTTGTCGTCATCGGAAAGCGTTCGGCTTAAGGTATAAAAGGCGCTGAACTGCCCCCATTTGCGGCGCAAATTTGTGCGCACAGTCATTCCCTGATACACCGAACGGCCGGTGGATTCGCGCACTTGCACGCTTCCCAAGGTATCAATCGGACGAGCAGTGCCGCTGCGCAATCCATAAAACGGGCGCTGTGCAGGATCATCCGCCGTCGAACGAAGCGTCGGCAACGGGATGTTCAATTCACGATTCCGTTGCAGGTAAATGGTGTTGACCTGACTGTAATCAACGCCGACCGTCAGCCCTCTGGCCAATTGATGCTCAACACCTCCACCGTACTGGTAGGACTTTGGGTTTTTGAAATCGTCTGCCCAGGTGATGGGCGCCGCTCCGGTAAATGGGTCGAATCCCGATAATCCCAGCGCCCCGGCGACAGACTGCACTTGTTGCGGAGTCAGCATCGGCAGTTTGTCGAGTGAAAAGTTGTTCAGGTCAATGCCGATCAGCTTCAGTTGTTTGTACACCGTGTTATTCGGGTTGCCGGTCGGAACGCGAAGCGGCAATTGAACCGACAAATCACCCGCCGGGTCGCGGAAATTGTTGAGCGGCCCGGCATACAACAGTCCGGGGCTACTGGCGTAATAAATGCCCGCAAAGCCTCGGATGACGGTTTTTGAATTTCGGAACGGATCCCAGGCAAACCCAACGCGCGGCCCCAACTGATTTCCGTTGTCCGGAATGAAGCTCGGAT
Encoded proteins:
- a CDS encoding sugar ABC transporter ATP-binding protein, with product MPLLEARNLTKSYAGVHALKTASFELRAGEVHALIGENGAGKSTLIKIITGAVQNDGGSVKLDGQPILDNSPQLAKSLGIAAIYQQPALFPELTVAENIALGVEQVSSWHPINWKARHARAAELLAQVGAKISTDVLARELTMPQQQLVEIARALGANARVLIMDEPTASLSEEDTQNLFRVIGELRARGVGIIYISHRLDELPIIADRVTVLRDGVTIETRQMMDVDRQELIRLMVGRELSAVFPKREVPLGETVLEVSNLICHAAGICDISFSVRAGEILGLAGLVGAGRTELARTLFGLTPANGGEIRLRGQRVSISSPDQAAELGIAYVPEDRRRHGVILDMPISANTTLASLKQLARLGFLDFDAEQEVAADYAVRLGVKTPALFATAGTLSGGNQQKVALSRWLATKPSLLILDEPTQGIDVGAKSEIHSLMCDLAEQGMAILMISSELPEILGMSDRIAVMHAGKIAATFDRAEANQQAILSVALGHG